TTATTAATATCATCCATACTCTTCACCGATTTATCTGGGATAGCAAGAACAGGAATATTGGAATTCTCAATCACTCTTGTTGTCACTCTTCCCATAGGATGACTTCCTTTGGTGAGCCCAATTGTTCCCATGATAATGATAGCGGGACGATATTTTCTGCTATACTCTACAATTTCCTCTGAAGCCTCTCCATTGGAAAGACCGATAGAAATTTTTACGTCCCTGATTTTCTCATTTAGGCACCAGGCATTAAGTTTCTCTTCCAGTTTTACCAGGTTGATCCGCGCATTTTTTTCAATTTCCCTTAGACTGCTGGACAATTTCACCTGATATGAGTAATGCTCATCATAGGGCGTTATATCGATGGCAGGATTATAAAAAACATGCAAGAGTTTGACCTCAGCTTTGTACTTATGTGCAAGGCTAATTGCGAATCGGGATGCATGCAATGAAAGTGTGGAAAAATCTACAGGAACAAGTATCCGCCTGATTACACCGATATTTCTAAAGGCTTTCTCTTTTGCCACCCCATAACTGTTGATGGTTTGATCAATGAGTGAAATTGCCTTTGCCACATCTTTTTCCTGGACTCGCAGATCTGCTGCATGTATAGGTTGAACAGAATCCTTTGGAACTAAAAAACAATCAATTCCTTCCGTTTGCAATTGTATTTGAAGAAGCATCGCCCGGGAATATGGGAAAGTACCGACAGTAATAATGCGTTGAGTCATTGTTTTCATAGAACCCCCTTTTTAGGCCTGTTCCGGAATATGCCGTTTACACAAATATAATAAAAAAAAGTCGTTTTTTTTCAAATACGGGTGTTTATTTTGTGCTTTTAACAAAGATTATCGGTTTTAATGCTTTTCGGATCATTTGAATCAGAGACGAATTTGATTGTTCTGATACCTGATTTTAGAATTGCATAAAATATTTGTTTTCTGGACTTTATAGTCTCTGCAGCTGTGCCCTTTGAAGGAAGGATAAAAGGTA
This window of the Bacteroidales bacterium genome carries:
- a CDS encoding universal stress protein — protein: MKTMTQRIITVGTFPYSRAMLLQIQLQTEGIDCFLVPKDSVQPIHAADLRVQEKDVAKAISLIDQTINSYGVAKEKAFRNIGVIRRILVPVDFSTLSLHASRFAISLAHKYKAEVKLLHVFYNPAIDITPYDEHYSYQVKLSSSLREIEKNARINLVKLEEKLNAWCLNEKIRDVKISIGLSNGEASEEIVEYSRKYRPAIIIMGTIGLTKGSHPMGRVTTRVIENSNIPVLAIPDKSVKSMDDINKMMYATDFDPSDYGVINRLLTMIAPLKIQLHCVHVSVGAKKPWDPVKMEELKRHLSQEYADNKVIFSMMVSDDILHGLESYIRNNEIDAIAVINHKKGPLEKLFAPSMTRKIYSETGKPLFVFHAG